In a single window of the Elaeis guineensis isolate ETL-2024a chromosome 4, EG11, whole genome shotgun sequence genome:
- the LOC140857579 gene encoding L-type lectin-domain containing receptor kinase SIT2-like, translated as MNRLIVSHHNIWQITTELLQKKIPILLKMEVKLSLLLVICLLTGITATKYEEIAVKRISHDSKQGLREFVGEIASNSQLRHRNLVQLLGYSRRKGELLLVHEFMSNGSLDKFLYDANKPTSLSWSQRLKIIRGVASGLLYLHEEWEHIVIHRDIKASNVLLDGEMNGKLGDFGLSRLYDHGSDPRTTHVVGTIGYIAPELTKSSRATTSAFGVFILEVICGRRPIMREASLDLHLVDWVWRSWRNGIILKVTDARLEGDYDLGEAELILKIGLLCSHPVPAARPTMRQVMQFLSGDLSLPEIPKNGKDITVSSPEDGEELEEL; from the coding sequence ATGAATAGGTTAATAGTTAGCCATCATAACATTTGGCAAATAACCACGGAATTGCTCCAAAAGAAAATCCCCATTCTTCTCAAAATGGAGGTAAAACTATCCTTACTCTTGGTGATATGTCTGCTTACAGGAATCACAGCAACCAAATATGAAGAAATTGCAGTGAAGAGGATATCTCATGATTCTAAGCAAGGACTGAGGGAGTTTGTTGGGGAGATTGCGAGTAACAGTCAACTCCGTCACCGCAATTTGGTCCAACTTCTTGGCTATAGCCGTAGGAAAGGGGAACTCCTTTTGGTCCATGAGTTCATGTCCAATGGAAGTCTTGACAAGTTCCTCTATGATGCAAACAAGCCAACATCActtagctggagtcagagactaaAAATTATCAGAGGTGTGGCTTCAGGTTTGCTCTACTTGCATGAAGAGTGGGAGCATATTGTTATACACAGAGATATAAAAGCGAGCAATGTCTTATTGGATGGTGAAATGAACGGAAAGTTAGGAGACTTTGGACTATCAAGATTATATGATCACGGTAGCGATCCCCGAACTACTCATGTGGTGGGAACTATTGGTTATATAGCTCCAGAGCTCACTAAATCAAGCAGAGCAACAACGAGTGCATTTGGGGTCTTCATACTTGAGGTTATCTGTGGAAGGAGGCCAATTATGCGAGAAGCATCACTAGATCTTCATTTGGTGGACTGGGTGTGGAGGAGCTGGAGGAATGGAATAATTCTAAAGGTTACAGATGCAAGACTTGAAGGCGATTATGATCTGGGGGAAGCAGAACTGATCTTAAAGATTGGATTGCTTTGCTCACATCCTGTTCCTGCGGCTAGACCAACCATGCGCCAAGTGATGCAGTTCTTGAGTGGTGATCTTTCGCTGCCCGAAATACCCAAGAATGGGAAGGACATCACTGTTTCATCACCAGAGGAtggggaagaactagaagaattATAA
- the LOC140857580 gene encoding L-type lectin-domain containing receptor kinase IV.2-like, which translates to MRCLPPIMNRLIVSHHNIWQITTELLQKKIPILLKMEVKLSLLLVICLLTGITATKYEEFTYNGFKRSELYLDGMAEITPSGLLRLTNTTRIQQGHAFHKVPLHLKNKSDGNVYSFSTCFVFAMIPEYPDVGGDGLALVLSPTKGLPGALPKQYLGLFNSTNNGNSSNHVLAIELDTVFNMEFGDIDNNHVGIDVNGLRSKNAKTASYFIEKIGKFENLSLISGKPMQVWVDYSNLEKKLNVTISPFSVPKPSHPLLSYFIDLSSLILDTMYIGFSSSTGSILPSNYVLGWSFKMNGQAAALNLSSLPSLPSEKHGRKLASLIIWLSLGVVVFITVTAFSIAYIIRRKARYAEVLEEWELDHRTHRFSYKELFKATKGFREENLLGVGGFGRVYKGKLPSSKTEIAVKRMSHDSKQGMTEFVGEIASNSQLRHRNLVQLLGYSRRKGELLLVYEFMSNGSLDKFLYDANKPTSLSWSQRLKIIRGVASGLLYLHEEWEHIVIHRDIKASNVLLDGEMNGKLGDFGLSRLYDHGSDPRTTHVVGTIGYIAPELTKSSRATTSTDVFAFGVFILEVICGRRPIMREASLDLHLVDWVWRSWRNGIILKVTDARLEGNYDLGEAELILKIGLLCSHPVPAARPTMRQVMQFLSGDLSLPEIPKNGKDITVSSPEDGEELEEL; encoded by the coding sequence ATGAGATGTCTACCTCCCATAATGAATCGGTTAATAGTTAGCCATCATAACATTTGGCAAATAACCACGGAATTGCTCCAAAAGAAAATCCCCATTCTTCTCAAAATGGAGGTAAAACTATCCTTACTCTTGGTGATATGTCTGCTTACAGGAATCACAGCAACCAAATATGAAGAATTCACATACAACGGATTCAAAAGGAGTGAGTTATACCTTGATGGCATGGCAGAGATCACACCTAGTGGCCTTCTGAGATTAACCAACACTACAAGGATCCAGCAAGGACATGCATTCCACAAAGTGCCACTGCACTTGAAGAACAAGTCAGACGGTAATGTTTACTCTTTCTCTACTTGCTTTGTCTTTGCAATGATCCCTGAATATCCAGATGTGGGTGGCGATGGACTTGCATTGGTGCTCTCCCCAACCAAGGGGCTCCCTGGGGCTTTGCCCAAACAATACCTTGGCCTCTTCAATTCTACCAATAATGGCAATTCGTCAAATCATGTCCTTGCTATTGAGCTAGACACCGTCTTCAATATGGAGTTTGGAGATATTGACAACAACCATGTCGGAATTGATGTCAATGGATTAAGGTCAAAAAACGCCAAAACAGCATCATATTTCATTGAGAAAATTGGCAAGTTTGAGAACCTCAGCCTCATAAGCGGGAAACCTATGCAGGTATGGGTAGATTATAGCAATCTAGAGAAGAAGCTAAATGTAACAATATCCCCCTTCAGTGTGCCCAAACCAAGCCATCCATTGTTGTCTTATTTCATTGATCTCTCCTCGTTAATATTAGACACCATGTATATTGGCTTCTCTTCTTCTACAGGCTCCATTCTACCATCCAATTATGTTCTGGGTTGGAGCTTTAAGATGAATGGGCAGGCGGCTGCCCTCAACCTGTCCAGTCTTCCTTCACTTCCATCTGAAAAGCATGGTAGAAAACTAGCATCTTTGATAATATGGCTGTCCTTGGGAGTAGTGGTGTTCATAACTGTAACTGCCTTCAGTATTGCTTACAtaataagaagaaaggcaagatatGCTGAAGTTCTTGAAGAGTGGGAGCTAGATCATAGAACTCATAGATTCTCATATAAAGAACTATTCAAGGCTACCAAAGGCTTTCGAGAGGAAAATCTTTTGGGAGTTGGCGGTTTTGGAAGAGTTTACAAAGGCAAGCTACCCAGCTCGAAAACAGAAATTGCAGTGAAGAGGATGTCTCATGATTCTAAGCAAGGAATGACGGAGTTTGTTGGGGAGATTGCGAGTAACAGTCAACTCCGTCACCGCAATTTGGTCCAACTTCTTGGCTATAGCCGTAGGAAAGGGGAACTCCTTTTGGTCTATGAGTTCATGTCCAATGGAAGTCTTGACAAGTTCCTCTATGATGCAAACAAGCCAACATCActtagctggagtcagagactaaAAATTATCAGAGGTGTGGCTTCAGGTTTGCTCTACTTGCATGAAGAGTGGGAGCATATTGTTATACACAGAGATATAAAAGCGAGCAATGTCTTATTGGATGGTGAAATGAACGGAAAGTTAGGAGACTTTGGACTATCAAGATTATATGATCACGGTAGCGATCCCCGAACTACTCATGTGGTGGGAACTATTGGGTATATAGCTCCAGAGCTCACTAAATCAAGCAGAGCAACAACGAGCACCGATGTCTTTGCATTTGGGGTCTTCATACTTGAGGTTATCTGTGGAAGGAGGCCAATTATGCGAGAAGCATCACTAGATCTTCATTTGGTGGACTGGGTGTGGAGGAGTTGGAGGAATGGAATAATTCTAAAGGTTACAGATGCAAGACTTGAAGGCAATTATGATCTGGGGGAAGCAGAACTGATCTTAAAGATTGGATTGCTTTGCTCACATCCTGTTCCTGCGGCTAGACCAACCATGCGCCAAGTGATGCAGTTCTTGAGTGGTGATCTTTCGCTGCCCGAAATACCCAAGAATGGGAAGGACATCACTGTTTCATCACCAGAGGAtggggaagaactagaagaattATAA